A window of Natranaeroarchaeum aerophilus contains these coding sequences:
- a CDS encoding MBL fold metallo-hydrolase — MDDMDFPTPDVDVESIDPNELKAQIDAGESVTLLDARMEGDYEEWKIDGENVESINVPYFHFLDDEIPEDVLGRIPDDRELTVLCAKGGASEYVAGSLKELGYDVDHLEDGMNGWARVYEAVEVTEYDGTGTLLQYQRPSSGCLGYFLYDGDEAAVIDPLREFTDRYLDDAEELGVELQYAIDTHVHADHISGVRNLADEGVEGVIPEPAVDRGITYADDMTLAADGDEFAVGDATIETVYTPGHTSGMTSYLIDDSLLATGDGLFVESVARPDLEEGDAGAPDAAKQLYESLQERVLTLPDETLIGGAHFSDAAEPAADGTYTAPIGQLVDEMAALRMDEDEFVDVILSDMPPRPANYEDIIATNLGQQTADDEEAFELELGPNNCAASQDSLADD, encoded by the coding sequence ATGGACGACATGGACTTTCCAACCCCTGACGTCGACGTCGAATCGATCGACCCGAACGAGCTAAAAGCACAGATCGATGCAGGCGAGTCGGTTACGCTACTCGACGCGCGTATGGAGGGCGACTACGAGGAGTGGAAGATCGACGGCGAGAACGTCGAATCGATCAACGTTCCGTATTTCCACTTCCTCGACGACGAGATCCCGGAGGACGTACTCGGTCGGATCCCCGACGATCGTGAGCTGACCGTTCTGTGTGCCAAAGGCGGTGCAAGCGAGTACGTCGCTGGCTCGCTGAAAGAGCTCGGGTACGATGTCGACCACCTCGAAGACGGCATGAACGGCTGGGCACGCGTCTACGAGGCAGTCGAAGTGACCGAGTACGACGGTACAGGGACGCTCCTGCAGTACCAGCGCCCCTCCAGTGGCTGTCTGGGCTATTTCCTCTACGACGGCGACGAGGCCGCCGTCATCGATCCCCTTCGTGAGTTTACCGACCGGTATCTCGACGATGCCGAAGAACTCGGCGTCGAACTACAGTATGCGATCGATACGCACGTCCACGCGGACCACATTTCCGGGGTACGAAACCTCGCTGACGAGGGCGTCGAGGGCGTCATCCCCGAGCCAGCGGTCGACCGGGGGATCACCTACGCCGACGACATGACCCTCGCCGCGGACGGCGACGAGTTCGCAGTCGGCGACGCCACGATCGAGACCGTCTACACGCCCGGTCACACCTCCGGGATGACCTCGTATCTGATCGATGACTCCCTGCTCGCGACCGGTGACGGCCTGTTCGTCGAGAGCGTCGCGCGGCCGGATCTCGAAGAGGGCGACGCCGGCGCACCCGATGCGGCAAAGCAGCTCTACGAGTCCCTGCAAGAACGCGTGCTCACGTTGCCCGACGAGACGCTCATCGGTGGCGCGCACTTTAGCGACGCCGCGGAGCCCGCAGCGGACGGTACCTACACCGCGCCGATCGGTCAGCTCGTCGACGAGATGGCTGCACTGCGGATGGACGAAGACGAGTTCGTCGACGTGATCCTCTCGGATATGCCTCCGCGGCCGGCCAACTACGAGGATATCATCGCGACCAATCTCGGTCAGCAGACCGCAGACGACGAGGAGGCCTTCGAGCTCGAACTCGGACCGAACAACTGCGCAGCAAGCCAGGACTCGCTCGCGGATGACTGA
- a CDS encoding sulfurtransferase TusA family protein — protein sequence MSSQYDITETLDVKGQSCPMPVVKTKQAADELAEGEILEVVATDSGSMSDIDGWADGTSGVELLEQVEGDDVYKHYVQKTA from the coding sequence ATGAGTTCGCAATACGATATTACCGAAACCCTGGATGTAAAAGGACAGTCCTGCCCGATGCCCGTCGTCAAGACCAAACAGGCTGCAGACGAACTGGCCGAGGGGGAAATTCTCGAAGTGGTCGCCACGGATTCGGGCAGCATGAGCGACATCGATGGGTGGGCCGACGGAACGTCGGGCGTCGAACTCCTCGAGCAGGTCGAGGGCGACGACGTCTACAAACACTACGTTCAGAAGACGGCATGA
- a CDS encoding DsrE/DsrF/DrsH-like family protein, which translates to MSTDSSTPTDEEATPDPAEVAALRERVDELEQSLAELDDGDDQKQMTIIATKGTLDMAYPPLILASTAAAFGWDVVVFHTFWGLEILHEDNAEELKLSAVGNPNMPMPNAIAALPGMDALATRMMRNKIDDNGTATIGELIELSLDQGVDLQACQMTIELMDYDEDDFFDGVTTGVGAATALNHMADADVQLLI; encoded by the coding sequence ATGAGCACCGACAGCTCTACGCCCACGGATGAGGAGGCGACACCTGATCCCGCCGAGGTAGCGGCCCTCCGCGAGCGCGTCGACGAGCTAGAACAGTCGCTCGCGGAGCTTGATGACGGCGATGATCAGAAGCAGATGACGATCATCGCCACGAAGGGTACGCTGGACATGGCATATCCGCCGCTGATTCTGGCGAGTACGGCCGCCGCCTTCGGCTGGGATGTGGTCGTCTTCCACACGTTCTGGGGGCTGGAGATCCTCCACGAGGACAACGCCGAGGAGCTCAAACTGAGCGCCGTCGGCAACCCGAACATGCCGATGCCCAACGCCATTGCAGCGCTGCCCGGCATGGACGCGTTGGCGACGCGCATGATGCGAAACAAGATCGACGACAACGGCACCGCGACCATCGGCGAGCTGATCGAGCTCTCTCTCGACCAGGGCGTCGACCTGCAGGCCTGCCAGATGACGATCGAGCTGATGGACTACGACGAGGACGACTTTTTCGACGGCGTGACCACGGGTGTCGGCGCAGCGACTGCGCTCAACCACATGGCCGACGCCGACGTGCAGCTGCTGATCTAA
- a CDS encoding HalOD1 output domain-containing protein → MREKEPSLRVVEAVAEAEESDPGDLSTPLASVIDPDALDRLFETAGYEGMSPCCSVSFTYYGYDVNVNANGRITVQ, encoded by the coding sequence ATGCGTGAGAAGGAACCAAGCCTCCGCGTCGTCGAAGCCGTCGCCGAAGCAGAGGAGAGCGATCCGGGGGATCTTTCTACCCCGCTTGCCAGTGTGATCGATCCCGACGCGCTGGATCGGTTGTTCGAGACAGCTGGTTACGAAGGCATGAGTCCCTGTTGCTCGGTATCGTTCACCTACTACGGGTATGACGTGAACGTCAACGCGAACGGACGAATCACTGTTCAGTAA
- a CDS encoding universal stress protein — MTLLVPFDGSDLSTAALDRAREFGEFTGEEVVALAVVPPDVEFARDRGWLAPDEAFDAKMICTRLRHQQEDVAPEATFRCEETEETDYRATITTDITRTIRQVAAELQVSIIFIGSENAGRVSTPLTSVGNPLSEDPRYDIHIVRHAE, encoded by the coding sequence ATGACACTGCTGGTTCCGTTCGACGGCTCCGATCTCTCCACGGCGGCGCTGGACCGTGCCCGGGAGTTCGGCGAGTTCACCGGGGAGGAGGTCGTCGCCCTCGCCGTGGTCCCACCCGATGTCGAGTTCGCGCGCGACCGCGGCTGGCTCGCTCCTGACGAGGCGTTTGACGCGAAGATGATCTGTACGCGGCTACGGCATCAACAGGAGGACGTGGCACCCGAGGCGACCTTCCGCTGTGAGGAAACTGAAGAGACTGACTATCGCGCGACGATCACGACCGACATCACGCGGACGATCCGACAGGTCGCGGCCGAGCTACAGGTGTCGATCATCTTCATCGGCAGCGAGAACGCGGGCCGCGTCTCGACGCCGTTGACCAGTGTGGGGAATCCGCTCTCGGAAGATCCACGATACGATATTCACATCGTGCGCCACGCGGAGTAA
- a CDS encoding DUF790 family protein, with protein MLTKDLLRVSRAGGGYHPQFAGREHRPLAAKAIGTYQGHVDHTAGDLEDALTDLEREAEDFKLLRGFARLLEHDAAFETRAPVDPERARRSAFEAAESVGVVTVADREAAIDRAASGLAVSSDAIETSLFADLDDRQILTSFDSRWSPEALIAQYNLSLAQTALFDATEIRVRSVDPKGLVSAVKRLGLLYEVEKTPAGRELVVTGPTGLFRATRRYGTQFARLLRSVAKTDDWTLSARIDDRGTERELRLSAEDPIRVPGVEPLVEDRYDSGVEADFAARFAALDLDWELVREPEPLAAGASVMIPDFAFDYRFADFRVFFEIMGFWTPEYVETKLSKLDTVEDVELLVAVDESLGAGEAIEARDHRAIQYSGTVRIKDVRDALRRYEADLETDSAADLPDELEPEADVLTLADLAEQHGVSESAIEDREFPEHELIGRTLVRPDVLAELADRIEDGMEFATAETRIGETGIDDASTVLAELGYRVVWDGLSGGTVRER; from the coding sequence GTGCTGACGAAGGACCTGCTCCGCGTCTCGCGTGCTGGCGGGGGCTATCACCCACAGTTCGCCGGGCGGGAGCACCGCCCGCTGGCTGCGAAAGCCATCGGGACCTATCAGGGCCACGTCGATCATACTGCAGGCGACCTCGAGGACGCGCTGACCGACCTCGAACGCGAGGCCGAGGATTTCAAACTCCTCCGAGGATTTGCCAGACTGCTGGAACACGACGCGGCGTTCGAGACGCGTGCCCCGGTTGATCCCGAGCGAGCGCGCCGATCCGCATTCGAGGCCGCAGAATCAGTGGGGGTTGTTACTGTCGCCGACCGTGAGGCGGCGATCGATCGGGCGGCGTCGGGACTCGCGGTATCGTCCGACGCCATCGAGACCTCGCTCTTTGCTGATCTCGACGATCGACAGATACTCACATCGTTCGACAGCCGCTGGAGTCCCGAAGCGCTGATCGCACAGTACAACCTCTCGCTGGCCCAGACTGCGCTGTTCGACGCCACGGAAATCAGGGTGCGCTCGGTAGATCCGAAGGGACTGGTCTCGGCGGTGAAACGGCTCGGACTGCTCTATGAGGTAGAGAAAACGCCGGCGGGCCGCGAACTGGTAGTCACTGGACCGACCGGACTGTTCCGTGCCACCCGGCGGTACGGCACCCAGTTTGCCCGCCTGCTTCGGAGCGTTGCCAAAACGGACGACTGGACACTCTCCGCGCGAATCGACGACCGCGGCACCGAACGCGAACTCCGTCTCTCGGCTGAGGATCCAATTCGCGTGCCAGGCGTCGAACCGCTCGTCGAGGACCGCTACGACAGCGGCGTCGAGGCCGATTTCGCCGCCCGCTTTGCGGCGCTGGATCTCGACTGGGAGCTCGTCCGCGAGCCCGAACCCCTCGCGGCCGGAGCGAGCGTGATGATCCCCGATTTCGCGTTCGACTACCGCTTTGCTGACTTCCGCGTCTTTTTCGAGATTATGGGCTTCTGGACGCCCGAGTACGTCGAAACGAAGCTCTCGAAGCTCGATACCGTCGAGGATGTCGAACTGCTCGTTGCCGTCGACGAGAGTCTCGGTGCTGGCGAAGCGATCGAGGCCCGGGATCATCGGGCGATCCAGTATTCGGGCACCGTCCGGATCAAGGACGTGCGTGACGCCCTGCGCCGGTACGAGGCCGATCTGGAAACGGATAGCGCGGCCGACCTCCCCGATGAACTCGAGCCCGAAGCGGACGTCCTGACGCTGGCCGACCTCGCCGAACAGCACGGCGTGAGCGAGAGCGCAATTGAAGACAGGGAGTTCCCCGAGCACGAGCTGATCGGTCGCACGCTGGTCCGGCCGGACGTGCTCGCCGAGCTGGCAGATCGAATCGAGGACGGCATGGAGTTTGCTACCGCCGAAACACGGATCGGCGAGACGGGGATCGACGACGCCAGCACGGTCCTCGCAGAGCTGGGCTACCGGGTCGTGTGGGACGGGCTGAGCGGCGGGACGGTGCGTGAACGCTAA
- a CDS encoding alpha/beta fold hydrolase, protein MATEHTDTLEPLDMWIDVDGRHLHYITAGSGSTPVVFLHGGIVDAATLSWGGSIAPFAHERRVIALDLPGYGSSSRPEAADYTTAYHTDVLGDFLDALNISPVTLVGVSMGGGIALQYALYNQSRVQKLVLVDSHGLGRGLPHGYLTYILSRLPQLNELSISLLSRNRRLAKRALGGIVNDVSTLSRSVVDEFYRLLQRPDAGLAFRRWRRHEVDRSGYRTDFSDRLGDLGVPTLLVHGAEDPLFPVEWSRRTADRIPDATLDVRPDCGHWPQREQTEAFNEAVLSFLDGER, encoded by the coding sequence ATGGCAACCGAGCACACGGACACGCTCGAACCGCTCGACATGTGGATCGACGTGGACGGTCGACACCTCCACTACATTACGGCGGGCAGCGGGTCGACACCTGTCGTGTTCCTCCACGGCGGCATCGTCGACGCGGCGACGCTCTCGTGGGGCGGCTCGATCGCACCGTTTGCCCACGAGCGCCGCGTTATCGCACTCGATCTGCCGGGATACGGAAGCAGCAGCCGCCCGGAGGCTGCCGACTACACGACCGCGTACCATACCGACGTCCTCGGCGACTTTCTCGACGCGCTAAACATCTCGCCGGTCACGCTCGTCGGCGTCTCGATGGGCGGTGGGATCGCGCTCCAGTACGCGCTGTACAACCAGTCCCGCGTGCAAAAACTCGTGCTGGTCGACAGCCACGGTCTCGGCCGGGGGCTCCCCCACGGCTACCTGACGTACATTCTTTCGCGGCTTCCACAGCTGAACGAGCTGTCGATCTCCCTGCTCAGCCGGAACCGACGACTTGCAAAGCGCGCACTCGGCGGCATCGTGAACGATGTCAGTACGCTCTCCCGGTCGGTCGTCGACGAGTTCTACCGACTGCTACAACGGCCGGATGCCGGGCTGGCGTTTCGCCGCTGGCGGCGTCACGAGGTGGATCGAAGCGGCTACCGGACCGACTTCTCGGACCGTCTCGGCGACCTCGGCGTCCCGACGCTGCTCGTCCACGGTGCCGAAGACCCGCTCTTTCCGGTCGAGTGGTCGCGACGAACAGCGGATCGGATCCCGGACGCGACGCTCGACGTCCGACCGGACTGTGGGCACTGGCCCCAGCGCGAGCAGACCGAGGCGTTCAACGAAGCGGTACTTTCCTTCCTCGACGGTGAGAGGTAG
- a CDS encoding RNA-guided endonuclease InsQ/TnpB family protein has product MVEGSGTRTVPVKLDVDKSAADLLHQTIDHFLDAANHVVDVAWESDWKITSKQKLHDLTYYDVRDDSPLPANLVQAARNRGAEAVKGVVERWKEGKKASKPEFTSRFASYDARTVTVNDDHATLATIDGRVTAEFVLPDDQRDTPHSEYLFNDEYDVKGATLHYDEVEDCFYLHVRTKPAVENDDADTGDAKHVSVLGVDLGITNIATTSTGRFWGGGELNHWHREYEKRRGSLQQTGTRWAHENVQRVGRKETGRFEQMLHTISNELVDEALENDCTHIVFEQLNGIRERLPHAKAVHKWAFHRLYEYVTYKAESDGLVVKQINPAYTSQRCSKCGFTHEDNRPHNNGQDEFECLKCGYDIHADYNAAKNIGLKYLRDQQKSGRGGAPVGVRLNSGMMNVNGEYSPTVLHS; this is encoded by the coding sequence ATGGTGGAAGGCTCAGGCACTCGCACCGTTCCCGTCAAACTCGATGTGGACAAGAGTGCCGCTGACCTCCTCCACCAGACCATCGACCACTTCCTCGACGCCGCCAACCATGTTGTAGACGTAGCGTGGGAATCCGACTGGAAAATCACCAGCAAACAGAAACTCCACGACCTCACCTACTACGACGTTCGAGACGACTCGCCACTCCCGGCCAATCTCGTGCAAGCCGCGCGAAACCGTGGGGCAGAAGCTGTCAAAGGCGTCGTAGAACGCTGGAAGGAAGGCAAAAAAGCCTCGAAACCCGAGTTCACGTCACGGTTCGCTAGCTACGACGCCCGAACCGTCACTGTCAACGACGACCACGCCACACTCGCCACCATCGACGGGCGAGTCACTGCGGAGTTCGTCCTTCCCGACGACCAGCGAGATACGCCTCACTCGGAGTACCTGTTCAACGACGAGTACGATGTGAAGGGAGCCACGCTTCACTACGACGAGGTTGAGGACTGTTTCTATCTTCACGTGCGGACAAAGCCCGCTGTGGAGAACGATGATGCCGACACAGGCGATGCCAAGCACGTCTCCGTCCTTGGTGTTGACCTCGGCATCACAAACATCGCAACCACCTCAACCGGACGATTCTGGGGCGGCGGCGAACTCAACCACTGGCACCGCGAGTACGAGAAGCGTCGGGGGTCGCTCCAGCAGACTGGGACTCGATGGGCACACGAGAACGTCCAGCGAGTCGGTCGGAAGGAAACTGGGCGGTTTGAGCAGATGCTTCACACGATCTCGAACGAACTCGTAGACGAAGCTCTGGAGAACGACTGTACGCATATCGTGTTCGAGCAACTCAACGGAATCCGCGAACGCTTGCCGCACGCGAAGGCGGTTCACAAGTGGGCGTTCCACCGCTTGTACGAGTACGTCACGTACAAGGCCGAGTCTGACGGGCTTGTCGTGAAGCAGATTAATCCTGCGTACACGAGCCAACGTTGCTCGAAGTGTGGGTTCACTCACGAGGATAATCGCCCGCACAATAACGGTCAGGACGAGTTCGAGTGTCTGAAGTGCGGGTACGATATTCACGCGGATTACAACGCGGCGAAGAATATCGGCTTGAAGTATCTCCGCGACCAGCAAAAGTCTGGGCGTGGAGGCGCACCCGTAGGCGTGCGCTTGAACAGCGGGATGATGAACGTAAACGGTGAGTATTCGCCTACTGTGTTACACAGTTAG
- a CDS encoding DEAD/DEAH box helicase has protein sequence MTTRLGFEDGTIQLTGEDVADLPGVEYDPRSETYRAPGHRYAALRDALDERGEDVEDDVLNLAAVPDLSSSYQLREYQRDALDAWEGADRRGVLELPTGSGKTVIGVAAIAALSTPTLVVVPTIDLLEQWRDELAEEFPDVRLGQLGGGVQQVGPLTVATYDSAYLRASEIGGRFGLVVFDEVHHLGGEGFRQIAQLLAAPARLGLTATFERPDDAHEVVAELVGPVVYSLEPDDLAGEHLAAYEVKRRSVELPPDERAEYDDQQGTFTDYLRRSNIQLRSGSDYQELVKRSGRDPEAREALLAKQRAREIMMSSEAKVDALGEILDRHRGERTIVFTAHNDFAYRIADRFLIPPITHRTSTGERREILDRFRKGEYTRVVTSNVLDEGIDVPDASVAVVLSGSGSEREFTQRLGRILRPSEESDRALLYEVVARDTAEEGVSNRRK, from the coding sequence GTGACGACGAGACTCGGCTTCGAGGACGGGACGATCCAGTTAACCGGCGAGGACGTCGCCGACCTGCCGGGCGTCGAGTACGACCCGCGCTCGGAGACCTATCGCGCGCCCGGACACCGGTACGCAGCGCTCCGGGACGCCCTCGACGAGCGGGGCGAAGACGTCGAGGACGACGTGCTGAACCTCGCAGCCGTCCCTGATCTGTCGTCGAGCTACCAGCTCCGTGAGTACCAGCGCGACGCGCTCGACGCCTGGGAGGGGGCCGATCGCCGTGGCGTCCTCGAACTCCCCACGGGGAGCGGCAAGACGGTGATCGGCGTCGCCGCCATCGCGGCCCTGTCGACTCCGACGCTCGTCGTTGTGCCGACGATCGACCTGCTGGAGCAGTGGCGTGACGAACTCGCCGAGGAGTTTCCCGACGTGAGGCTCGGCCAGCTGGGCGGGGGCGTCCAGCAGGTCGGCCCGCTGACGGTCGCTACCTACGACTCGGCGTATCTCCGGGCGAGCGAGATCGGCGGCCGGTTCGGGCTGGTCGTCTTCGACGAGGTCCACCACCTCGGCGGGGAGGGCTTCAGACAGATCGCACAGTTGCTCGCCGCGCCAGCGCGGCTCGGCCTCACGGCCACCTTCGAGCGCCCGGACGACGCTCACGAGGTCGTTGCGGAGCTGGTCGGTCCGGTCGTCTACTCGCTCGAACCGGACGATTTAGCTGGTGAGCATCTCGCGGCCTACGAGGTCAAGCGCCGGTCGGTCGAACTCCCGCCCGACGAACGCGCCGAGTACGACGACCAGCAGGGCACCTTTACTGACTATCTCAGGCGCTCGAACATCCAGCTCCGGAGCGGTAGCGACTACCAGGAACTCGTCAAGCGCTCGGGGCGCGATCCCGAAGCGCGTGAAGCCCTGCTGGCAAAACAGCGCGCCCGCGAGATCATGATGAGTAGCGAGGCGAAAGTCGATGCACTCGGAGAGATTCTCGATCGCCACCGCGGCGAGCGCACGATCGTCTTTACCGCCCACAACGACTTTGCCTACCGGATCGCCGACCGATTTCTGATTCCGCCGATCACCCACCGGACGTCGACAGGAGAGCGCCGTGAGATTCTCGATCGGTTCCGGAAGGGGGAGTACACGCGCGTCGTCACGTCGAACGTACTGGACGAGGGGATCGACGTCCCGGATGCCAGCGTCGCAGTGGTCCTCTCGGGCAGCGGCAGCGAACGCGAGTTCACCCAGCGACTCGGCCGAATCCTGCGCCCCAGCGAGGAGAGCGACCGCGCCCTGCTATACGAGGTCGTTGCTCGGGATACCGCAGAGGAAGGTGTATCGAACCGGCGGAAGTAA